From the genome of Streptomyces sp. S4.7:
ACGGTGCCGACGGACTCGATGGACCCGACGGTGAAGGCCGGCGACCGGGTTCTCGCGCAGCGGATATCCGGCGACGAGGTGCGGCGCGGCGATGTCGTGGTCTTCAAGGACGCGCAGTGGGGCGACATGCCGATGGTCAAGCGGGTCGTCGGAATCGGGGGCGACAAGGTCGCCTGCTGCGACGACAAGGGGCGCCTGAGCGTCAACGGGAAGTCGATCGAGGAACCGTATGTGGGGCGGATGCCGGGCGGGCTCGCGTCGACCACCGGTTTCGGGGCGATGGTGCCGAAGGGACAGTTGTTCCTGCTCGGTGACGAGCGCAGCGGGTCGCTGGACTCGCGGGTCCACCTTCAGGACCAGGGGCAGGGATCGGTGCCGCGCTCGGCGGTGACGGCGCGGATCGACGCCGTCGCGTGGCCGCCGGGCGGCCTGATCGAGCGCCCCGACGCGTTCGCGGCGCTGCCCGGCGGGGTGTCGGAGCCGGGGCCCGTGGCGTTGCTGGTGGGCTCCGTGGTCCTTGGGGCGCTGCTGATCCTGGGCGGCGCGGCGTACGGGCCGGTCGTACAGCGGCTGGGCCGGCGGCGTACGGGGCCGACGGGGCGGGCCGACGGGGAGGTGTCGACCGTTGCCGGGTGACGCGCTGCGGAAGGTCTCACGGGTCGTACTGCTCGACCCGGACGACCGCATTCTGCTGATGCACGGGTACGAGCCGGGCGACCCGGCGAAGGACTGGTGGTTCACACCCGGCGGCGGGCTGGAGGGCGACGAGACGCGGCAGGAGGCCGCGCTGCGCGAGCTGGCCGAGGAGACGGGCATCACAGAGGTCGAGCTCGGGCCCGTTCTCTGGCGCCGTACCTGCTCCTTCCCGTTCGACGGGCGGCGCTGGGACCAGGACGAGTGGTACTTCCTGGCACGTACGGCGCAGACCGAGACCACCGTCGAGGGGCTGACGGAGCTGGAGCGGCGCAGTGTCGCGGAGCTGAGGTGGTGGACCTCCGCCGAACTGTCGACGGCGCGTGAGACGGTGTATCCGACCAGGCTCGCCGGGCTGCTGCGCACGCTGCTCGACGAGGGTCCTCCGGGTGCACCGGTGCTTCTCGCCTCTGAAATCGTCTAGGGGCGCACGGGGCCGGAGCACAATAGGGGGACGTACGGCTGAAGGGGAACATGCCATGAGTGCCGAGGACCTCGAGAAGTACGAGACCGAGATGGAGCTGAAGCTCTACCGGGAGTACCGCGATGTCGTCGGTCTTTTCAAATACGTGATCGAGACCGAACGGCGCTTCTATCTCACCAATGACTACGAGATGCAGGTGCACTCGGTGCAGGGCGAGGTCTTCTTCGAGGTCTCGATGGCGGACGCGTGGGTCTGGGACATGTACCGGCCGGCCAGGTTCGTCAAGCAGGTGCGGGTTCTCACGTTCAAGGACGTGAACATCGAGGAGCTGAACAAGAGCGATCTCGAGCTGCCGGGCGGCTGACGCGGGTGACGCGGGCGGCTGAGGGTGATTCGAGCGGCGCGGGCGGTGCGGGGGCTGGGTTGGCTGGGGTCTCGGAGGCGATTGCGGTCCGTGTGACTCCTGGTGCGCTGGTGGGTGACGGAGTTATCCACAACCGGTGAGTTGTCCACCGAGATCCGCCCGCTCCTGGTGCACGCCTCAGAGTCGGTGCCGGAGGTGGTGCCGACATGAACGCGACGGGGGCACTCGGGCGGTACGGCGAAGGGCTGGCCGCGCGTCGGCTGGCGGCGGCGGGAATGACCGTGCTGGACCGCAACTGGCGGTGCGGCAGGACGGGCGAGATCGACATCGTCGCCCGCGACGGCGACGTGCTGGTCGTCTGTGAGGTGAAGACCCGCCGGGAGGGCTCCTTCGAGCATCCGATGGCGGCGGTGACGCCGGTGAAAGTGGACCGGCTAAGGCGCCTCGCGGCCTGCTGGCTGGAGAAGAGCGGCGGAGCGCCCCCGGGCGGCGTGCGTATCGACCTGGTCGGGGTGGTGCTGCCCAGACGCGGCGCTCCCGTGGTCGAGCACGCCCGAGGGGTGGCCTGATGGGATTCGCGCGCGCGTGCTCCGTGGCGCTGGTGGGCGTCGAGGGCGTGGTGGTGGAGGTCCAGGCGGATCTCGAACCGGGCGTGGCGGCCTTCACCCTCGTCGGACTGCCCGACAAGAGCCTGGTGGAGAGCCGGGACAGGGTCCGGGCGGCGGTGGTGAACTCCGGCGCGGAGTGGCCGCAGAAGAAGCTCACGGTGGGCCTCAGCCCCGCCTCCGTACCGAAGAGCGGATCCGGATTCGATCTCGCTGTCGCCGTCGCCGTGCTGGGGGCGGCCGAGCGTATCGAAGCCCGGGCCATCGCCGATCTCGTGCTGATCGGCGAGCTGGGGCTGGACGGCAGGGTCCGTCCGGTGCGCGGCATCCTCCCGGCCGTTCTCGCCGCCGCCGAGGCCGGCTACCACCAGGTGGTCGTGCCGGAGCAGACCGCGGGTGAGGCCTCCCTGGTGCCGGGGGTGTCCGTGCTCGGCGTACGGAGCCTGCGCCAGCTCATCGCCGTACTGACCGGTGAAACGGTGCCGGAGGAGCCCACGGTCACCGAGGAGGGGCGCCCCGATCCCATGCTCGCGGGCCTGATGGTGCCCGGCGCCGGGGTGGGGACGGGGCTGGCCCCCGGTTTCGGTCAGCAGGGCACGCACCGCCCGGACCTCGCCGATGTGGCAGGCCAGCAGGGAGCCCGTACGGCCCTGGAGGTCGCGGCGGCCGGCGGACACCACCTGCTCCTGCAAGGGCCACCGGGCGCGGGCAAGACGATGCTGGCCGAGCGGCTGCCCGCACTGCTGCCGGCGCTGACGCGCCAGGAGTCCGTCGAGGTCACGGCGGTGCACTCGGTCGCCGGGATCCTGCCGCCCGGGGAACCGCTCGTACGTACGGCGCCCTACTGCGCACCACATCACTCGGCGACCATGCAGTCCCTCGTCGGAGGCGGCAACGGTCTGGCCCGACCGGGAGCGGTGTCGTTGGCACACAAAGGTGTGCTTTTTCTGGACGAGGCGCCGGAATTCTCCGGCAAGGCCCTCGACGCGCTGCGCCAGCCCCTGGAATCGGGGCAAGTGGTCATCGCGCGCAGCGCCGGAGTCGTACGGTTGCCTGCCCGCTTTCTGATGGTCCTCGCCGCCAACCCGTGCCCCTGCGGACGGCACACGCTGCACGGCGCCGGGTGCGAATGCCCGCCCTCGGCGATCCGCCGCTACCAGTCGCGTCTGTCCGGCCCCCTGCTGGACCGGGTCGATCTCCGGGTGGAGGTCCAGCCGGTGCACCGCGCCGACCTCATGGACCAGGGCGGCCGGGGCGAGACGACGGAGGTCGTCGCCAAGCGGGTCGCGCGGGCCCGGCTGCGGTCGGCACAGCGGCTGGCGGGGACGCCCTGGACGGTCAACAGCGAGGTGCCCGGTCATGAGCTGCGTACCCGGTGGCTCACCGCGCCCGGGGCCCTCGACGCCGCCGAGCGGGACCTCGAACGGGGACTGCTCACGGCCCGCGGTCTGGACCGGGTCCTGCGGGTCGCCTGGACGGTCGCGGACCTCGCCGGACGCGACAGCCCCGACGGCCGGGACGTGGGACTGGCGCTGGAACTGCGCACCGGCATCGCCCGCGGCGTCGCGGCCACCATCGGAGAAATGTCATGACCGGGGCCGTCGAGGCAGACGAGCGACTCGCGCGGGCGGCCCTGACACGAGTGATCGAGCCCGGCGACGAGAACGGCGGGCGGTGGTTGCGCGAGCACGGCGCCCGAGGGCTGATGGACCTGCTCACCTCCCCCGACAGGAGCGACGACGAGGCTCTGGGGGATACCGGTCCGCGCCGTATCAGCGGCCTCCGGGCACGTGCGTCGGCAGCGGACCCCGAGCGGGACCTGTCGGTCGTCGCCGGGATCGGCGGCCGGTTCGTGTGTCCCGGAGACCAGGAGTGGCCGACACAGCTCGACGACCTCGGCACGGCACGCCCCATCGGGCTGTGGGTGCGCGGCAGGTCCGACCTGAGGCTCTGGTCCCTGCGCTCGGTCGCCGTCGTGGGAGCCAGAGCCTGTACACCGTACGGGGCGCGCATGGCGGCGAGTATCGCTTCCGGCCTCGCCGAGCGGGGCTGGGTGGTGACATCGGGCGCGGCGTACGGCGTCGACGGAGCCGCTCACCGGGGCGCACTGGCCTCCGGGGGCGCGACCGTCGCCGTCCTGGCCTGCGGGGTCGACGTGGTCTATCCACCCGGCCACGCGGAACTGGTGCGCCGCATCGCCGAACAGGGTCTGGTCGTGGGGGAGCTGGCACCCGGCGATCATCCGACCCGCAGCAGGTTCGTCCTCCGCAACCGGGTGATCGCCGCGCTCACCCGGGGGACGGTCGTGGTGGAGGCCGAGTACCGCAGCGGTTCGCTGGTCACCGCGCGCTGCGCCCAGCGGCTCGGGCGGTTCACCATGGGAGTGCCGGGGCCTGCCACGAGCGGACTCTCGTCCGGGGTGCATGAACTGCTGCGCGGTGAAGGCGTGCTGGTCACGGACGCCGCCGAAGTGACCGAACTGGTGGGGGACATGGGTGACCTCGCACCCGCCCGGCGCGGGCCAGTCCTGGCCAGGGACCTGCTCGATCCCCTCGCCGGACGGATCCTCGACGCGCTGCCCGGTCGTGGCGCCCTCGCCACGCGGGACATCGCGCGGGAGACCGCGACGACGGCCGACGAGGCTCTCGGCAAGCTGTACGAACTTCACTCCCTCGGGTTCGTACAACGGCAGGGTGATGGATGGCAGTTGACGCCGCGGACCACAAGCGCGGACGGTACGCGGCGAGCCGTTACTTGACCTGGGGCATTCGGGTGAAAAGGTGAGGCAGATGACCATCGCAGCTCTCCCGACGGTGCGACGGCGGCCGATACGCGCGGTGTCGGCGCCGGGTCGCGACCTGTCGGCTTCGGCCGACCGCGCCTGTCCGGACAGGCGCCCCCCGTCTTCTCGCGCGCCGCGACCGCACTGTCACGCTACGCTCACGAGGAATCCGGCCCAGACGCACTTTCCCCCACTTCACGGCAGAACGGCTCAAGGCAACGCATGCCCCAGCACACCTCCGGGTCCGACCGCGTGGCGGCGCCGCCCCCGGCGCCCCCAGCGGCCCGCGGCGAAGTGCGACCCTCCGCCCCCTCGGCGCTCGACACCTTGTGGCGGTCGTACAAGTCCACGGGTAACGAGCGGCTGCGTGAACAGTTGATCCTGCACTACTCGCCGCTGGTGAAGTACGTGGCCGGTCGGGTGAGCGTGGGACTGCCGTCCAATGTCGAGCAGGCGGATTTCGTCTCCTCCGGGGTGTTCGGGCTCATCGACGCGATCGAGAAGTTCGACATCGAGCGGTCGATCAAGTTCGAGACGTACGCGATCACCCGTATCCGGGGCGCGATGATCGACGAACTGCGCGCGCTGGACTGGATCCCGCGCTCAGTACGCCAGAAGGCGAGGGCTGTCGAGCGCGCCTACGCCACCCTGGAGGCGCAGCTGCGGCGTACCCCCTCGGAGACCGAGGTGGCCGCCGAGATGGGCATCGCAGTCGAGGAACTGCACGCCGTCTTCAGCCAGTTGTCGCTGGCGAACGTCGTGGCGCTGGAGGAACTGCTGCATGTCGGCGGGGAGGGCGGCGACCGGCTCAGCCTGATGGACACGCTGGAGGACACGGCGGCGGACAACCCCGTCGAGGTCGCCGAGGACCGTGAGCTGCGGCGGCTGCTCGCCCGCGCCATCAACACCCTTCCCGAGCGCGAGAAGACCGTGGTCACGCTCTACTACTACGAGGGACTCACGCTGGCCGAGATCGGCAACGTCCTCGGTGTCACCGAGAGCCGCGTCAGCCAGATCCACACCAAGTCCGTCCTCCAGCTCCGCGCCAAACTCGCCGACGCGGGACGCTGAATCGTCACTGCCCCACCTGCGCGAGCGGTCTCCGCCGTAGAGTGGGTGCGTGCCCAGGATTCGAGCGGCCTCCGTGGCCGAGCACCGGACCATGCAGCGCGGCGCCCTGCTTGACGCCGCACGCTCCCTCCTGTCGGAAGGCGGCACGGAGGCGCTGACCTTCCCCGCCCTCGCCGAGCGCACCGGCCTCGCCAGGTCGTCGGTCTATGAGTACTTCCGCTCACGCGGCGCCGTCGTCGAAGAGCTCTGCGCCGTCGACTTCCCTGTCTGGGCCGCCGAGATCGAATTCGCCATGGCGGAGGCGGCGACCTCCGAGAGCAAGATCGAAGCGTATGTACGCAAGCAGTTGAGCCTCGTCGGCGACCGCCGCCACCGCGCGGTGGTCGCCATCTCCGCGAGCGAACTCGACGCGGGCGCCCGGGAGAAGATCCGAGCGGCGCACGGCGGGCTCATCGCGATGATCGTCGAGGCCCTCGGGGAGCTGGGCCACGAGCAGCCGAGGCTGGCCGCGTTACTGCTCCAGGGCGTGGTGGACGCCGCCGTGCGTCGGATCGAGTTGGGCGCGGCCGAGGATCCCGCGGTGATCGCCGAGGCGGCGGTGTCCATGGTGCTCCAGGGCGTACGCGGTACCTGACGCCCGTACGACTCCGCTGCCGCACCCACGCGGCGGCCGCGAGCAGGGCCACGGCGTGCAGGGCGTCGCCCGCCGCGGCGGCGGTCTCCTCGGCCATGACCGCCGCATCCTCGGGAAGATCGTCCGGCAGCGAGGGCGGTAGCGATCCCGTCGGCGCGTGTGCGGTTGTCGGCTCGGGGATCCCGAACACCGGCAGCAGGCGCGCCGGCCCGCCGTCGAGCAGATCGTCGGGCAGCAGGGACAAGGGGTCGAGATAGGTCTCGCCCCGCAGCAGCCCCCAGTGCAGACAGCCGCCCGCGCAGTGGAACGGGCCCGGTCCCAGGACGGCCACGACCTGGCCCGCCACCACCTCGTCGCCCTCGGCGACAAGGGCCGTCACCGGTTCATAGGTGGTGCGCAGCGGCGGCTGTCCGGTGCCGGTGAGCGTGATCGAGAGAACGCCGCGCCCCGCCACCATGCCGGTGAAGGACACGCGCCCGGGAGCGGCGGCGCGGACGGGGGTGCCCGGGGCGGCGGCGAGGTCCACTCCCCGGTGGCCGGGGCCGTACGGCGAGGCGGGCGGCTCCCACCCCCGTACGACGGTCGGCCGCGGCCCCACCGGCCAGGCCCGGTCGCCGCTGACGCCGTCGTCGGCGGCACCGGCTTCGGTATCGATATCGGTATCGCCTCCCGGAGCGGCCCCCGTCGCCTCGGAGCGGCTATCGGTGCCCGTGCCCATCTCCTCGTCGTCCGCCGCCCACGCGTCGGACGCGGGGGCGAACAGGACGGCCGCCACCACCCCCGCCAGCGCGGCGACACCGGCACGGACGCACAGAGAGACGAGCCTCCGCCGGCCCCAGCGGCCGGGTCGGGCGGAGGCGTGGATACGTAGTTCGTCGACAGTGATCATGCCGTTCACGGTGCCGCACTCGGCCGATTCGAGTGGATCATGCTCTAATCCTGTGGATAACCGGGCCATTGTGCATATCTCCGTCACCCCCGCACTCCGTCGCCGGGCGCTGTGCCGGTCCCGTACACTTCCTGTGGCGATCCGGGTCACCGGATCGACTTCGCACGCCCCGCCGCCGGCCTTCTCGCCGGTGTCCGCGCTTCTCGGTCCCTAGTGGCAAAGCGTTCCGGGGCGTCAGGCGCGACCGCCGTCCGGCGGACGCGACAACCGAGTACCTCAAGGAGTACGGCCATGGCCGTCGTCACGATGCGGGAGCTGCTGGAAAGCGGCGTCCACTTCGGTCACCAGACCCGTCGTTGGAACCCGAAGATGAAGCGCTTCATCTTCACGGAGCGCAACGGCATCTACATCATCGACCTGCTCCAGTCGCTGTCGTACATCGACCGCGCCTACGAGTTCGTGAAGGAGACCGTCGCGCACGGCGGTTCCATCATGTTCGTCGGTACGAAGAAGCAGGCCCAGGAGGCCATCGCCGAGCAGGCGACGCGCGTCGGCATGCCCTACGTCAACCAGCGCTGGCTGGGCGGCATGCTCACCAACTTCTCCACCGTCTACAAGCGCCTTCAGCGTCTGAAGGAGCTCGAGCAGATCGACTTCGAGGACGTGGCAGCCTCTGGCCTCACGAAGAAGGAGCTCCTGGTCCTCTCCCGCGAGAAGGCCAAGCTGGAGAAGACCCTCGGTGGTATCCGCGAAATGCAGAAGGTGCCCAGCGCCGTCTGGATCGTCGACACCAAGAAGGAGCACATCGCCGTCGGTGAGGCGCGCAAGCTCCACATCCCGGTCGTCGCGATCCTCGACACCAACTGCGACC
Proteins encoded in this window:
- a CDS encoding DUF2469 domain-containing protein encodes the protein MSAEDLEKYETEMELKLYREYRDVVGLFKYVIETERRFYLTNDYEMQVHSVQGEVFFEVSMADAWVWDMYRPARFVKQVRVLTFKDVNIEELNKSDLELPGG
- a CDS encoding YifB family Mg chelatase-like AAA ATPase, with the protein product MGFARACSVALVGVEGVVVEVQADLEPGVAAFTLVGLPDKSLVESRDRVRAAVVNSGAEWPQKKLTVGLSPASVPKSGSGFDLAVAVAVLGAAERIEARAIADLVLIGELGLDGRVRPVRGILPAVLAAAEAGYHQVVVPEQTAGEASLVPGVSVLGVRSLRQLIAVLTGETVPEEPTVTEEGRPDPMLAGLMVPGAGVGTGLAPGFGQQGTHRPDLADVAGQQGARTALEVAAAGGHHLLLQGPPGAGKTMLAERLPALLPALTRQESVEVTAVHSVAGILPPGEPLVRTAPYCAPHHSATMQSLVGGGNGLARPGAVSLAHKGVLFLDEAPEFSGKALDALRQPLESGQVVIARSAGVVRLPARFLMVLAANPCPCGRHTLHGAGCECPPSAIRRYQSRLSGPLLDRVDLRVEVQPVHRADLMDQGGRGETTEVVAKRVARARLRSAQRLAGTPWTVNSEVPGHELRTRWLTAPGALDAAERDLERGLLTARGLDRVLRVAWTVADLAGRDSPDGRDVGLALELRTGIARGVAATIGEMS
- a CDS encoding TetR/AcrR family transcriptional regulator, translated to MAEHRTMQRGALLDAARSLLSEGGTEALTFPALAERTGLARSSVYEYFRSRGAVVEELCAVDFPVWAAEIEFAMAEAATSESKIEAYVRKQLSLVGDRRHRAVVAISASELDAGAREKIRAAHGGLIAMIVEALGELGHEQPRLAALLLQGVVDAAVRRIELGAAEDPAVIAEAAVSMVLQGVRGT
- the lepB gene encoding signal peptidase I: MSGTGRTNSGHGRLGSVLSGLAVAVGCVLFLGGFVWGAVEYQPYTVPTDSMDPTVKAGDRVLAQRISGDEVRRGDVVVFKDAQWGDMPMVKRVVGIGGDKVACCDDKGRLSVNGKSIEEPYVGRMPGGLASTTGFGAMVPKGQLFLLGDERSGSLDSRVHLQDQGQGSVPRSAVTARIDAVAWPPGGLIERPDAFAALPGGVSEPGPVALLVGSVVLGALLILGGAAYGPVVQRLGRRRTGPTGRADGEVSTVAG
- a CDS encoding YraN family protein — protein: MNATGALGRYGEGLAARRLAAAGMTVLDRNWRCGRTGEIDIVARDGDVLVVCEVKTRREGSFEHPMAAVTPVKVDRLRRLAACWLEKSGGAPPGGVRIDLVGVVLPRRGAPVVEHARGVA
- the rpsB gene encoding 30S ribosomal protein S2 produces the protein MAVVTMRELLESGVHFGHQTRRWNPKMKRFIFTERNGIYIIDLLQSLSYIDRAYEFVKETVAHGGSIMFVGTKKQAQEAIAEQATRVGMPYVNQRWLGGMLTNFSTVYKRLQRLKELEQIDFEDVAASGLTKKELLVLSREKAKLEKTLGGIREMQKVPSAVWIVDTKKEHIAVGEARKLHIPVVAILDTNCDPDEVDYKIPGNDDAIRSVTLLTRVIADAVAEGLIARSGAATGDSKPGEKAAGEPLAEWERDLLEGDKKADAEKSADAAPADVQTSAETEKVADAEQAEEAAAPAEAPAAEVTEAPAADADKA
- a CDS encoding NUDIX hydrolase, with translation MPGDALRKVSRVVLLDPDDRILLMHGYEPGDPAKDWWFTPGGGLEGDETRQEAALRELAEETGITEVELGPVLWRRTCSFPFDGRRWDQDEWYFLARTAQTETTVEGLTELERRSVAELRWWTSAELSTARETVYPTRLAGLLRTLLDEGPPGAPVLLASEIV
- the whiG gene encoding RNA polymerase sigma factor WhiG — its product is MPQHTSGSDRVAAPPPAPPAARGEVRPSAPSALDTLWRSYKSTGNERLREQLILHYSPLVKYVAGRVSVGLPSNVEQADFVSSGVFGLIDAIEKFDIERSIKFETYAITRIRGAMIDELRALDWIPRSVRQKARAVERAYATLEAQLRRTPSETEVAAEMGIAVEELHAVFSQLSLANVVALEELLHVGGEGGDRLSLMDTLEDTAADNPVEVAEDRELRRLLARAINTLPEREKTVVTLYYYEGLTLAEIGNVLGVTESRVSQIHTKSVLQLRAKLADAGR
- the dprA gene encoding DNA-processing protein DprA, whose translation is MTGAVEADERLARAALTRVIEPGDENGGRWLREHGARGLMDLLTSPDRSDDEALGDTGPRRISGLRARASAADPERDLSVVAGIGGRFVCPGDQEWPTQLDDLGTARPIGLWVRGRSDLRLWSLRSVAVVGARACTPYGARMAASIASGLAERGWVVTSGAAYGVDGAAHRGALASGGATVAVLACGVDVVYPPGHAELVRRIAEQGLVVGELAPGDHPTRSRFVLRNRVIAALTRGTVVVEAEYRSGSLVTARCAQRLGRFTMGVPGPATSGLSSGVHELLRGEGVLVTDAAEVTELVGDMGDLAPARRGPVLARDLLDPLAGRILDALPGRGALATRDIARETATTADEALGKLYELHSLGFVQRQGDGWQLTPRTTSADGTRRAVT